The Cryptosporangium aurantiacum DNA window GCGCTTCGACACGATCCTGGCAGTCACAACCCCCTTACCACCACGACCTTGGACCGGATACTCCTCAATTGGTGTCCGCTTGGCGAAACCGCCCTCGGTCGCGACAAGGACATCCATACCCTCGCGAGCCACGTGCATCGAGAGCAGTTCGTCCTCGCCGGTGAACCGCATACCGATAACACCCGAGGTCGCCCGGCCCATCGGGCGCAGCGACTCGTCGTCCGCCTTGAAGCAGATCGCCTGAGCCTGCTTGCTGACCAGCAGCAGGTTGTCGTTCTCGTTGATCAGCTCCGCGCCCACCAGCTCGTCGCCGTCGCGCAGGTTGATCGCGATGACGCCGCCCTGCCGGTTCGAGTCGAACTCGGTGAGCCGGGTCTTCTTCACCAGCCCGTTCCGAGTGGCCAGCACCAGGTGCGGCGCGTCCTCGTAGGTGCGGATCTCGATGACCTCGGCGATGTGCTCGTCCGGCTGGAACGCGAGCAGGTTCGCCACGTGCTGGCCGCGGGCGGTTCGGCTCGCCTCCGGCAGTTCGTACGCCTTGACGCGGTAGACCCGGCCCTTGTTCGTGAAGAACAGGATCCAGTCGTGGGTCGAGCAGACGAAGAAGTGGGCGACGATGTCGTCCTGCTTGAGCGCCGCGCCCTGGACGCCCTTGCCGCCACGCCGCTGCGACCGGTAGAGGTCGACCTTCGTGCGCTTGGCGTAGCCGGTGCGAGTGATCGTGACGACCACCGGCTCCTCGGCGATCAGGTCTTCCATCGAGACGTCGCCGTCGTACGGCAGGATCGTCGTCCGCCGGTCGTCGCCGTACTTGTCGACGATCGCCTGCAGCTCCTCGCCGATGATCTGGCGCTGGCGCTCGTCGCTGGCGAGGATCGCCTCGAGCTCGGCGATGTCCTCCATCAACTGGTTGTACTCGTCGATGATCTTCTGCCGCTCGAGAGCGGCCAGCCGACGCAGCTGCATGTCCAGGATCGCGGTGGCCTGCAGCTCGTCGATCTCCAGGAGCTGCATCAGGCCGGTGCGCGCGACGTCGACGGTCTCCGACGCGCGGATCAGCGCGATGACCTCGTCGAGCGCGTCCAGCGCCTTGAGGTAACCACGCAGGATGTGGGCCCGCTCCTCCTTCTTGCGGAGGCGGTAGCGGGTGCGCCGGACGATGACCTCGACCTGGTGGGCGACGTAGTACCGCACCATCTGGGCGATGTTCAGCGTCCGCGGGACGCCGTCGACGATCGCCAGCATGTTGACGCCGAACGAGTCCTGCAGCTGGGTGTGCTTGTAAAGGTTGTTCAGCACGACCTTGGCGACCGCGTCCCGCTTGAGGACCAGAACCAGGCGCTGGCCGGTACGGCCGGAGGACTCGTCGCGGATGTCGGCGATGCCCGCGAGCTTGCCCTCCTTGACCAGCTCGGCGATGCGCTCGGCCAGGTTGTCGGGGTTGACCTGGTACGGCAGCTCGGTGACGACGAGCATCTGGCGGCCGCGGCGGTCTTCCTCCACCTCGACGACCGACCGCATCCGGACCAGACCGCGGCCGGTGCGGTAGGCGTCCGCGATGCCCTCGGCGCCGACGATCAACGCACCGGTCGGGAAGTCCGGGCCCTTGATCCGGGCCGCCATCGCGACGATGGTCTCTTCCTCGGGCGCATCCGGGTTGTCCAGACACCACTGGACGCCGGCCGCGACCTCGCGGAGGTTGTGCGGCGGGATGTTGGTCGCCATCCCGACCGCGATGCCGGCCGAGCCGTTGACCAGCAGGTTCGGGAACCGGGACGGGAGGATCGCCGGCTCGGTCGCCCGGCCGTCGTAGTTCGGGACCATGTCGACGGTGTCTTCGTCGATGTCCCGGACCATCTCCATGGCCAACGGGTCGAGCCGGCACTCGGTGTAGCGCATCGCGGCGGCCGGGTCGTTGCCCGGCGAGCCGAAGTTGCCGTTGCCGTCGATCAGCGGGTGGCGCAGCGACCAGGGCTGCGCCATCCGGACCAGCGTGTCGTAGATCGAGGTGTCACCGTGCGGGTGGTACTGCCCCATCACGTCACCGACGACGCGGGAACACTTCACGTATCCGCGTTCCGGCCGGTAACCGCCGTCGTACATGCCGTACAGGACCTTGCGGTGCACAGGCTTGAGGCCGTCCCGCACATCCGGTAGCGCGCGCCCGACGATGACGCTCATCGCGTAGTCGAGGTAGCTGCGCTGCATCTCCACCTCGAGCCCGACGGGCTCGACGCGGTCGCCGGAGGGTGGCGGGGTCGTCGTCTCGGTCACGAACTGCCTTCCGGTGTGGATATCGCTCCCGCGGCGGGGAGATTTTTCCGATATGCCGTTTTACGATGTGGATGAGGCTGTGAACAGTGTGGACAACTTCCGGCCCTGGCCTTGCGCAGTACGGCGCATTTGCAGCCCCTTACCAGCGTTTCCACACGACAAACATCAGATCGAATTAGATGTCCAAGAAACGGACATCCTTAGCGTTCTGCTGGATGAACGTTCGGCGCGCCTCGACGTCCTCGCCCATCAGGACGCTGAACAGCTCGTCGGCCACCGCGGCGTCGTCGAGCGTGACCTGGAGCAACGTCCGGGTCGCCGGGTTCATCGTGGTCTCCCACAGCTCGGGGTAGTTCATCTCGCCGAGACCCTTGAACCGCTGGATGTCGTCCGGCTTGGCCTTGGGGTTCTTCTCCTGCCGGAGCCGGATCAGACCGTCGCGCTCGCGGTCGGAGAACGCGTACTGGGCGTCGTCGCCCTTCTTGTTCCACTTCACCTTGTACAGCGGCGGCTGGGCGAGGTACACGTGGCCGAGCTCGACCAGCGGCTTCATGAAGCGGAACAGCAGCGTCAGGAGCAGCGTCCGGATGTGCTGACCGTCGACGTCGGCGTCGGCCATCAGCACGATCTTGTGATAGCGGAGCTTCTCGATGTCGAACTCGTCGTGGATGCCGGTGCCCAGCGCGGTGATCAGCGACTGGACCTCGTTGTTCTTCAGCACCCGGTCGATCCGGGCCTTCTCGACGTTCAGGATCTTGCCGCGGATCGGCAGGATCGCCTGGAACTTCGGGTCGCGCCCCTGCTTGGCCGAGCCGCCTGCCGAGTCACCCTCGACGATGTAGAGCTCGCACTCACGCGGGTCGGACGACTGGCAGTCGGACAGCTTGCCGGGCATCGCGTTGGAGTCCAGCGCGCTCTTCCGGCGGGCGAGCTTGCGGGCCTGCTGCGCGGCGATGCGCGCCCGGGACGCGGCCGAGGCCTTCTGGATGATCGCCCTGGCCTCGCTGGGGTTGCGCTCGAACCAGTCGTTGAGCCACTCGTTGCAGATCTTCTGGACGAACGACTTCACCTCGGTGTTGCCGAGCTTGGTCTTCGTCTGGCCCTCGAACTGCGGGTCGGCGATCTTGACGCTGATGATCGCGGCCAGACCCTCACGGATGTCGTCGCCGGTGAGGTTGTCGTCGTTGCCGCGGAGGAGCTTCTTGTCCTTGGCGTACCGGTTGACGATGCTCGTCAGCGAGGTGCGGAAGCCCTCGTCGTGGGTGCCGCCCTCGTGGGTGTTGATCGTGTTCGCGAACGAGTGGATCGACTCGCGGTAGCTCTCGTTCCACTGCATCGCGACCTCGACGGCGAGGCCCTGGCTCTCACCGGCGAACTCGATCACGCTCTTGTGGATCGGGGTGTTCTTCTCGTTGAGGAACCGTACGTAGTCGGCGATACCGCCCTTGTACTGGTACGTGTACTCGCGTGGCTTCTCACCGCGCTCCTCGTCCTCGCCGCGCTCGTCGCGCAGGATCAGCGTCAGGCCCCGGTTGAGGAACGCCATCTCCTGCATACGGCGCCGGATCGTCTCGAGGTTGTAGGTCGTGGTCTCGAAGATCGTCGGGTCGGCCCAGAACGTGATCGCGGTGCCGTGCTCGCTGGTCGCACCGCGCTTCTCCAGCTTGGCGGCCGGCTGCGTGTTCTCGTACGGCTGGTACCAGACGTAGCCGTCGGTCTTGATCTCGACCTCGAGCTTGTGCGAGAGCGCGTTGACGACCGAGACGCCGACGCCGTGCAGACCACCCGAGACCGCGTAGGACTTGCCGTCGAATTTGCCACCGGCGTGGAGCACGGTGAGGACGACCTCGACGGCCGGACGCTTCTCGACCGGGTGCAGGCCGACCGGGATGCCACGGCCGTTGTCGACGACGCGGACTCCGCCGTCGTCGAGCAGCGTGACCTCGACCGTGTCGCAGTAGCCGGCGAGCGCCTCGTCGACCGCGTTGTCCACGACCTCCCAGACCATGTGGTGGAGGCCGCGCTCACCGGTGGAACCGATGTACATACCGGGACGCTTGCGGACTGCTTCGAGGCCTTCGAGAACAGTGATGGAGCTGGCGTTGTAGCCGGACTTCTTCTTTTCTGACACTGAGTGGCCTCGGCTGCTCTCTCCACCGGCGGGTCCGGCGGCGTCTGGCGCAACAGGAATCCCATCGCCACGACGCGCCGACCGGTGTGAGCACCGGAGGAGCGCGGCGCGGCGAAGCCTGACACGCGCGGGTACGAGATCCAGTCTAGCCGTCACGTCCGACAGGAAGTCGCAGCGGCGCACCCTGTGGGCAAGCTGACGCTTTTGGCCCCCCGTCCACGTGGGTACCTACTGGGGCTGGCTGCCGACTTCGTACGACCGGTTTCCCGGCGCGAACCTGGTCGCTGTGGTAGTCGGATAGCGACCGTACCGTGAGGCCTCACCCGGACGGGCTCCGCTCGACGTCGTCAGGCCGGGTAACCGACGGTCGGCACCGGCCGGGCGGGGGCGGGCCGGTGCGGAATCGGGCTGTGGATAGCCACCTCCGGGTGCGCCGGGGTCGGCCGGAGCCGACGGGCCGGTGCCCGTCGGCTGGCCACCGGGCGACGCCGCTCCACCCGGCGCCCCGCCGGCCGCGCCACTCGCTGCTCCACCGGCCGCGCCACTCGCCGCTCCACCGGCCGCGAGGCGCGCGGCGAATGTGCGGAGCAGTTCGGCGGTCTGGGTCAACGGCACCACGGCTTCCCGCGCGCGGTCAGCGGCCTGGACGAGGTGCGCCGCCAGGCTCGGTGGCGCGGTGATCGGCGGCCCCTCGGGCTGGTCGAACCGGAGCGTGGCCACCGCGCTCGCAGCGTCCCGGAGCTTCTGCGACGCCTCCACCACGGGGCGCCGGTGCTGCTGGGCCTGGTCGGAGAGGAAGCGGAGCCGTCCGGCGATCCGCTCCAACTCAGATGACATCGGGCCGCCTCCAGGAACCTTCGGTGCCGGTTCGCGCGCTCTCCGTGGTCATTCTCCCACCGGCCCCGCGTGAATAACTGGGGTCGTCGCGATCACTCAGGCACCCGCGCAGCGAAGTTGCGGCCCTCGATGACCGCGCTGCGCATCAGTTCGATCGATCGGTCCAGCTCGTCGAGGTTCCGCTGGAGCTGATCGAGGACCTTTCGGTCGTAGCCGGTCGCCGTGCCGGCGATCGCCGAGTCGACCTGCGAGACGGCCTCGTGAATCTGCTGTCGCAGCAGGGTGAGGCTCGCCGCTTGCCGGTCGACCTGGCTCAGTCGCTCGAGAAGCCGTCGTTTCTCGGCTGCCGAAGTCGCCATGCCGGATGACTTTAGCGGGCTCGCGACCGACCGAGTTGGACGGTGAAGCGATCGGGAACGGTGTGCTCGATGAGATGAATGATGCATAGCGATCGCTGTCGATCAATGTCGATTTCGCTTGATCCACATTTCCACAGGCGGCCTGTGGATAACTCCCCGAGGCACCTCTGGGCTGCAGTCTGATCGATGTTGATCAACATAGATCGTCATGGAACGGGGTTGACCATGCACCAGGCCCGGGGAGGTCGGCGCGGGCGGGCTGTGACGATGGACGCATGGCGGCTGACGTGCAGATCATCGGTGCGGGGATCGCAGGGCTCGCGTGTGCGAGGGCGATCGTCGGCGCCGGTCACCGGGTAGTGGTCCGCGAGCGGTCGAACGTGATGGGTGGACGGATGGCGACCCGGCACCTGAGCGGCCGCCCGGTGGACCTCGGCGCGTCGTACTTCACCTGCCGCGACGACGCCTTCCGTGCGGTCGCCGAGGATTGGGTCCACCGCGGCCTCGCCCACCCGTGGACCAGCTCGTTCGCCGTTCACACCCCGGAGGGCCTCGACCGCGGCGAGGACGGTCCGGTCCGCTACGGCACTCCCGGAGGCCTGCGCTCGCTCATCGAGGACCTCGCGGCCGGGCTGCTGGTGTCGCTCGGCGACCCGGTCACCGATGTCCGCCCCGGCCCACGCGTCAACGGATGGCCCGCCGACGCCGTCGTGCTCGCGATGCCGGACCCGCAGGCACACCGCCTGCTCGACCCTGCCTGCGCCGCCGAGCGCGAGGCCACCGCGGATTCCCGCTGGTCACCGGTGCTCGCGGTGGCCGCAGGCTGGCCCGACCGACGGTGGGACGTCGACGGGGTCTTCGTGCACGACGACCCGGTCGTGGAGTGGATCGCCGACGACGGCCGCCGCCGCGGCGACTCCGCGCCCGTCCTGGTCGCCCACACCACTGCGGAGTTCGCCACGGCTCACCTCGACGACCCCGATCAGGCCGCCGAGACCGTGATCGACGCCGTCTGCGGCATTCTCGCGATCGACGAGCCGCCGAGCTGGACGTACGTCGAACCGTGGCGCGAGGCGCGACCGCTGGGGCCGCGCGCGACGTCGTACCACTTCGGTGACGCCCGGATCGGCCTGTGCGGCGACGCTTGGGGGTCACCGCGGATCGAGACTGCCTGGCTGTCCGGTCACCGGCTCGGCGTCGAAATCGCCCGCACGCTCGCCTGATTCCCGGCCGGCCGCTGCTCCCGCACACGCCTGCAACCTGGGTCGATCGATATTGATCCACATATCCACAAGACACCTGTGGATACCGCCATCCCGCGGAGACACCGCATCGATACATTGATCAATGTGGGCAGGGTGGGCGAGCGGGGAGGTGAGGGATGA harbors:
- a CDS encoding NAD(P)/FAD-dependent oxidoreductase, which codes for MAADVQIIGAGIAGLACARAIVGAGHRVVVRERSNVMGGRMATRHLSGRPVDLGASYFTCRDDAFRAVAEDWVHRGLAHPWTSSFAVHTPEGLDRGEDGPVRYGTPGGLRSLIEDLAAGLLVSLGDPVTDVRPGPRVNGWPADAVVLAMPDPQAHRLLDPACAAEREATADSRWSPVLAVAAGWPDRRWDVDGVFVHDDPVVEWIADDGRRRGDSAPVLVAHTTAEFATAHLDDPDQAAETVIDAVCGILAIDEPPSWTYVEPWREARPLGPRATSYHFGDARIGLCGDAWGSPRIETAWLSGHRLGVEIARTLA
- the gyrB gene encoding DNA topoisomerase (ATP-hydrolyzing) subunit B — its product is MSEKKKSGYNASSITVLEGLEAVRKRPGMYIGSTGERGLHHMVWEVVDNAVDEALAGYCDTVEVTLLDDGGVRVVDNGRGIPVGLHPVEKRPAVEVVLTVLHAGGKFDGKSYAVSGGLHGVGVSVVNALSHKLEVEIKTDGYVWYQPYENTQPAAKLEKRGATSEHGTAITFWADPTIFETTTYNLETIRRRMQEMAFLNRGLTLILRDERGEDEERGEKPREYTYQYKGGIADYVRFLNEKNTPIHKSVIEFAGESQGLAVEVAMQWNESYRESIHSFANTINTHEGGTHDEGFRTSLTSIVNRYAKDKKLLRGNDDNLTGDDIREGLAAIISVKIADPQFEGQTKTKLGNTEVKSFVQKICNEWLNDWFERNPSEARAIIQKASAASRARIAAQQARKLARRKSALDSNAMPGKLSDCQSSDPRECELYIVEGDSAGGSAKQGRDPKFQAILPIRGKILNVEKARIDRVLKNNEVQSLITALGTGIHDEFDIEKLRYHKIVLMADADVDGQHIRTLLLTLLFRFMKPLVELGHVYLAQPPLYKVKWNKKGDDAQYAFSDRERDGLIRLRQEKNPKAKPDDIQRFKGLGEMNYPELWETTMNPATRTLLQVTLDDAAVADELFSVLMGEDVEARRTFIQQNAKDVRFLDI
- the gyrA gene encoding DNA gyrase subunit A, which produces MTETTTPPPSGDRVEPVGLEVEMQRSYLDYAMSVIVGRALPDVRDGLKPVHRKVLYGMYDGGYRPERGYVKCSRVVGDVMGQYHPHGDTSIYDTLVRMAQPWSLRHPLIDGNGNFGSPGNDPAAAMRYTECRLDPLAMEMVRDIDEDTVDMVPNYDGRATEPAILPSRFPNLLVNGSAGIAVGMATNIPPHNLREVAAGVQWCLDNPDAPEEETIVAMAARIKGPDFPTGALIVGAEGIADAYRTGRGLVRMRSVVEVEEDRRGRQMLVVTELPYQVNPDNLAERIAELVKEGKLAGIADIRDESSGRTGQRLVLVLKRDAVAKVVLNNLYKHTQLQDSFGVNMLAIVDGVPRTLNIAQMVRYYVAHQVEVIVRRTRYRLRKKEERAHILRGYLKALDALDEVIALIRASETVDVARTGLMQLLEIDELQATAILDMQLRRLAALERQKIIDEYNQLMEDIAELEAILASDERQRQIIGEELQAIVDKYGDDRRTTILPYDGDVSMEDLIAEEPVVVTITRTGYAKRTKVDLYRSQRRGGKGVQGAALKQDDIVAHFFVCSTHDWILFFTNKGRVYRVKAYELPEASRTARGQHVANLLAFQPDEHIAEVIEIRTYEDAPHLVLATRNGLVKKTRLTEFDSNRQGGVIAINLRDGDELVGAELINENDNLLLVSKQAQAICFKADDESLRPMGRATSGVIGMRFTGEDELLSMHVAREGMDVLVATEGGFAKRTPIEEYPVQGRGGKGVVTARIVSKRGRLIAALAVTTDDELFAITSNGGVIRTPVRQVRRTRDRNTMGVKLMELPAGVTLVAIARNEDEPDGQDG